A DNA window from Verrucomicrobiia bacterium contains the following coding sequences:
- a CDS encoding SRPBCC family protein, with the protein MKTIEKTIEIKAPLNEVYNQWTQFETFPAFMEGVEAVRQIDEKHLHWVANVAGKKREWDAEIVEQVPDQRIAWRSLTGAPNAGTVNFRPKDHQHTLVTLQMNYQPEGAAENVGDSLGLLSRRVEGDLNRFRDFIQHRTTATGGWRGEIKGPKIKPRSDYGTSGKSGLP; encoded by the coding sequence ATGAAAACAATCGAGAAGACCATCGAAATCAAGGCCCCCCTAAATGAGGTTTATAATCAATGGACGCAGTTTGAGACTTTTCCGGCTTTTATGGAGGGGGTCGAAGCGGTGAGACAAATTGACGAGAAGCACCTGCATTGGGTCGCGAATGTCGCTGGAAAGAAAAGGGAATGGGATGCGGAGATTGTCGAGCAGGTCCCCGATCAACGCATTGCCTGGCGCAGCCTCACTGGCGCCCCGAACGCAGGCACTGTGAATTTCCGCCCTAAAGACCACCAGCACACTCTGGTCACCCTGCAAATGAACTACCAACCCGAAGGCGCCGCCGAGAACGTGGGCGATTCCCTCGGCCTGCTCTCGCGTCGAGTCGAAGGCGATCTGAACCGCTTTCGCGATTTTATTCAGCACCGCACGACGGCCACGGGCGGCTGGCGCGGCGAAATTAAGGGGCCCAAAATCAAACCCCGGTCCGATTATGGCACCAGCGGCAAAAGCGGTCTGCCGTAA
- a CDS encoding response regulator transcription factor produces MKTRKLRIVLADDHQMLRDGLRLLIDSQHDMHVIGEAANGREALDRARQLKPDVMVMDLSMPELNGLQVTERLKAELPELKIIALTAHEDESYLTELCKAGAVGYVLKRSAGEELIQAIGTVAKGGVHFEPTLAAKALAKQIGGANPGRDSAGAALSEREREVLLRLAWGYSNKEIAGELGLSVKTVETYKLRITEKLGLHSRTDMVHYALRKGWMSENSSSPGK; encoded by the coding sequence ATGAAAACCCGGAAATTGCGCATCGTCCTGGCAGACGACCACCAGATGCTGCGGGATGGGTTGCGCTTACTCATCGACAGCCAACACGACATGCACGTCATCGGCGAGGCCGCCAACGGGCGCGAGGCGCTGGACCGGGCGCGCCAGCTTAAGCCCGACGTGATGGTGATGGACCTGTCGATGCCCGAACTCAATGGACTCCAGGTCACCGAACGACTCAAGGCGGAATTACCCGAGCTGAAAATCATTGCCCTGACGGCCCACGAAGACGAGAGCTACTTGACCGAGTTGTGCAAAGCCGGGGCAGTGGGATATGTGCTCAAACGCTCGGCTGGCGAGGAGTTGATCCAGGCAATCGGCACTGTTGCCAAGGGCGGCGTGCACTTTGAACCGACACTGGCGGCTAAAGCTTTGGCCAAGCAAATCGGCGGGGCGAATCCGGGCCGTGATTCGGCCGGAGCGGCCCTGAGCGAGCGTGAAAGAGAAGTGCTGCTGCGCCTGGCCTGGGGTTACAGCAACAAGGAAATAGCCGGCGAGTTGGGCCTGAGCGTCAAAACCGTCGAAACTTACAAACTCCGTATTACCGAGAAGCTCGGTTTGCACAGCCGGACCGATATGGTTCATTACGCCTTGCGCAAAGGCTGGATGAGCGAAAACTCCTCGTCCCCCGGAAAATAG